From one Cyprinus carpio isolate SPL01 chromosome B3, ASM1834038v1, whole genome shotgun sequence genomic stretch:
- the LOC109075057 gene encoding gastrula zinc finger protein XlCGF8.2DB-like — MEFVKEESEEITIEPETWRIKHEEPETCISHEEQGGLMKMKEERRDLKEVDEKYLDKNVPDVNEEKSASCSIKKTEIKRPFSCSQCGNTFTCNRNLKDHMLIHDGKKPVLCSQCGKRFTCNRNLKNHMVIHDGIKPFNCSQCGKSFTQKASLKNHMLIHAGIKPFSCSQCGKSFIQKIQLKNHLLTHTSEKPYSCSQCEKSFTCKSSLENHMLIHTGIKPFICSQCGKSFTYKVNLENHMLIHTGKKPFICSECGKSFTTKLSLKRHMVIHTGKKPFSCSQCGKCFTTKVHLKRHMVIHDGIKPFSCSQCGRSFTHNSSLKRHMFIHSRKKSFSCSQCGKTFTQKGQLKTHLVAHTS; from the coding sequence gactgatgaaaatgaaagaagaaagacgAGATCTGAAAGAAGTGGATGAGAAATATCTGGATAAGAATGTTCCTGATGTCAATGAGGAAAAATCTGCGAGttgcagcattaaaaaaacagaaatcaaaaggcctttcagctgctctcagtgtggaaacactttcacATGTAACAGAAATCTTAaggatcacatgttaattcatgatGGAAAAAAGCCTGTCTtgtgctctcagtgtggaaaaaggTTCACATGTAACAGAAATCTTAAGAATCACATGGTAATTCATGATGGGATAAAGCCTTTCaactgctctcagtgtggaaagagttttacacagaaagcAAGCTTAaagaatcacatgttaattcatgctgggataaagcctttcagctgctctcagtgtggaaagagttttatacagaaaatacaaCTTAAGAATCATTTGTTAACTCACACTTCAGAAAAGCCTtacagctgctctcagtgtgaaaagagtttcacATGTAAATCAAGCCTTGAGAACCACATGTTAATCCATACTGGGATAAAGcctttcatctgctctcagtgtggaaagagttttacatatAAAGTAAACCTTGAGAACCACATGTTAATACATACTGGAAAAAAGCCTTTCATCTGctctgagtgtggaaagagttttacaacCAAATTATCCCTTAAGAGGCACATGGTAATTCATACTGGGAAAAAGCCTTtttcctgctctcagtgtggaaagtgttttacaACCAAAGTACACCTTAAGAGGCACATGGTAATTCATGATGggataaagcctttcagctgctctcagtgcgGAAGGAGTTTTACACATAACTCAAGCCTTAAGAGGCACATGTTTATACATTCTAGAAAAAagtctttctcctgctctcaatgtggaaagaCTTTTACACAAAAAGGACAACTTAAGACTCATTTGGTAGCTCACACTTCATAA